GTTGAACTCTTTGTCTGGTTTAGCTGCGAGTGCTGCTGGTTTCGTGGTGATGAACAATATGCTAATCATTGCCGGTGCCCTGGTAGGCGCATCGGGGTTAATCTTGACTCAGATTATGTGTAAGGCAATGAACCGCTCCCTAATTAGTGTGCTGTTTGGTGCCTTCGGGAAAGCTGGGGCAGCTGGCGGTGGTGCTGCAGCTGAAATTGATAAAACTGTCCATAGCATCGATCCGGAAGAAGGAGCGATGATGTTGGGCTATGCCCGTTCCGTGGTAATTGTTCCAGGTTACGGAATGGCAGTAGCTCAGGCACAGCATACCGTGCGTGAGTTGGGCGATCAATTGGAAAGACTAGGAGTGGAGGTGAAGTATGCTATTCACCCAGTTGCTGGGCGGATGCCGGGACACATGAACGTTTTACTGGCAGAAGCAAATGTGCCTTATACGCAACTGTATGACATGGATGATATTAATCCGCAGCTTGAGCAGACGGATGTAGCTCTCGTGATTGGAGCGAATGATGTGGTTAATCCAGCTGCTCGTCACGATTCGGGGAGCCCGATCTATGGGATGCCAATTCTGGAAGTGGACAGAGCTAAGCATACCATTGTAATTAAGCGGGGTATGAGTACGGGCTTTGCTGGTGTAGAAAATGAGTTGTTTTACAAAGATAAAACCATGATGCTATTTGGCAGTGCTAAAGATGCGGTAGCAAAGTTGGTTGCTGAAGTGAAGCAACTGTAGAGAAGCGAACCGCCAAGGCGCAGAGGAAGGAGAAAGAGTTTTGGCGGTTTGGCAAAGAATTGAGCTCGCTGGCTGAGGAAGTAGGCTACAAAGCTTAATCCAAAATCTAAAATCTAAAATCGTTAGCATCTGTAGGGTGGGCAATGTCCACCCTACATTTTTGTTAAGTTTAAACTAACTCTGATGGTGCTTGCACCGAAGGCTGAATTTGAGGTTGGAACTGGAATAGAGAGTAAACCACATTACGGCGAATGTTGGTCATCATATCTAAAAAGAGTTCGTAACCCTCGCTCTTATACTCGATCAATGGGTCTTTCTGTCCGTAACCACGTAGTCCCACAGATTCCCGCAGAGAATCCATTTGTTGTAAGTGTTCCCGCCACAGGGTGTCAAT
This window of the Chroococcidiopsis sp. CCMEE 29 genome carries:
- a CDS encoding NAD(P)(+) transhydrogenase (Re/Si-specific) subunit beta codes for the protein MSEFLPTGIQLTYLVAASLFIIGLKQLGSPATARQGNLLASVGMLLAVVATLLDQQVLNYQMIFGGLAIGSVVGAIAAQRVAMTAMPQMVGLLNGLGGLASALVAIAEFWRLLGTSQVISLDANISILLSVFIGGVTFTGSMVAFAKLQGLMSGSPITFPLQQPINILLLIGFIVASVYLIATPENLPVFLALVGISLLLGFLFVIPIGGGDMPVVISLLNSLSGLAASAAGFVVMNNMLIIAGALVGASGLILTQIMCKAMNRSLISVLFGAFGKAGAAGGGAAAEIDKTVHSIDPEEGAMMLGYARSVVIVPGYGMAVAQAQHTVRELGDQLERLGVEVKYAIHPVAGRMPGHMNVLLAEANVPYTQLYDMDDINPQLEQTDVALVIGANDVVNPAARHDSGSPIYGMPILEVDRAKHTIVIKRGMSTGFAGVENELFYKDKTMMLFGSAKDAVAKLVAEVKQL